The Anomaloglossus baeobatrachus isolate aAnoBae1 chromosome 7, aAnoBae1.hap1, whole genome shotgun sequence sequence CAAAGGCGTCCTGCTCCAGGTGAAGGGCAGCGGCGCCTCCGGATCCTTCAAGCTGAACAAGAAGCAGGAGACCAAGGACAAGGTGGCcaagaagaagccagcagctgCGGCCAAGAAACCCGCTGCAGCCAAGAAAGCGGCCAAATCTCCTAAGAAGCCCAAAAAGGCCCCGACCGCGGCCAAGAAGAGCCCGAAAAAGGCTAAGAAGCCCGCAGCTGCCAAGAAGGCGGCAAAGAGCCCCAAGAAGAAGGCGGCTCCGAAGCCCAAGAAGGTGACAAAGAGCCCGGCTAAGAAGGCGGCAAAACCCAAAGCTGCCAAGAGTCCGGCTAAGAAGGCGGCGAAAGCCAAGAAGCCCGCGGCTAAGAAATAAGCTGCAGCCGCCCTGATACTCCCtcacaaaggctcttttcagagccaaCACCTTGTCCcggcagagctgtgatcaggagcgGACATTGTATTTTCATTCTTCCGCACAGTGTCGCCATCTACAGGATCCCGCACACTGGTGTCACTATAATGAGGGTTATTATTCCCCGGCTCTGGCGCTGTATTCCCGCCATATCACGTGTGCAGCTGATCACACCCGGCCGCGTCCTGCAGGTCACAGCAGCGGGAGTGATGCGCGTGTAATGAGCTCTTCTGTCGCTGCTCCCTTGTGAGCGCAGATTGGACCCTACAAGTCACATGTACTAGAGACACTCATCAGATTTTGGCGCCGGGAACATAGAAATCCGCgttaggatgaggaggaggaggagcggcgcTGTACAGCTCTGCGGGAATCTACAAATACAGGCACATCGGCGGCTCCTGTAACACCCGCTGCTCTGATACATACACTACCCACAAGAGGGAGCTGCGGAGACCCCACCCGCATCTGTAGGGCGGAATTACTGGCCCTCAGGCTCCGCCTCCTGTGAGCAATGATTGGTCGCGGACATTGGTTGCGGACATCGCATCCTATTGGCAGCTCGTGTTGTTTTATGAATTATCCAATGGGGTGCTCTGCATGAAGCGGGAAAACGAGCAGCAGAGTATAAATCTCCTGCTCTCTGCGCTGCTCCTCATCACATCTGTTCTCCTCTATACTGAGCTATGGCCAGAACTAAGCAGACCGCCCGTAAATCCACCGGAGGGAAAGCTCCCCGCAAGCAGCTGGCCACTAAGGCCGCCAGGAAGAGCGCTCCCGCCACCGGCGGAGTCAAGAAGCCTCACCGCTACCGGCCAGGCACAGTCGCTCTCCGTGAGATCCGCCGGTACCAGAAGTCCACGGAGCTGCTGATCCGTAAGCTTCCCTTCCAGCGCCTGGTAAGAGAAATCGCCCAGGACTTCAAGACCGATCTCCGCTTCCAGAGCTCGGCCGTCATGGCCCTGCAGGAGGCCAGCGAGGCTTATCTGGTGGGGCTGTTTGAGGACACGAATCTGTGCGCCATCCACGCTAAGAGGGTCACCATCATGCCCAAAGACATCCAGCTGGCCCGCCGCATCCGTGGGGAGAGGGCCTAGATCTGTCCTGCACCCCGagtacaacacaaaggctcttctcagagccaccacatcctcctcATCAGAGCTGGTGCCGCTTCTATCCGTCATTATGTTCCGTACTAGTGTCTGCACCAGACGGTTTATATAGCAATGTCGGTATCTACATCCATCCTCCATTACTGCGGAGCTGGAAATCAATGCGGGAAATAATCGGACTGGTCTAGGGCCATATCCCTGAGATCAAACACGTGCGGGCAGTGAGTGATAAAGTACATTTTACCCATTGATGTAAGATTCTAGGTGACCGCCCGTGTGCGCAGGTACATAGAGATTAGATCTGTCCCGATCACCTCAATATCAGTCTTCTCACCAAGATGAATTTGAAGAGCTGATTCTTCACATCTGCCTGTTATTTTGTGCTGAGTCCTTTTGTTCTTCAAAGTCATAACAATTGTAAAACATAAGGAACCGTGGATAACAGTTAAAGGCAACAACTCAATAAATTACTATAttcattagtgatgggcagtccggctctttttgatgagccggct is a genomic window containing:
- the LOC142246292 gene encoding histone H3; this encodes MARTKQTARKSTGGKAPRKQLATKAARKSAPATGGVKKPHRYRPGTVALREIRRYQKSTELLIRKLPFQRLVREIAQDFKTDLRFQSSAVMALQEASEAYLVGLFEDTNLCAIHAKRVTIMPKDIQLARRIRGERA
- the LOC142246291 gene encoding histone H1.3-like, whose protein sequence is MAETAPAAAPPAAEPAAKSKKQPKKSGAAKKSKKSSGPSVSELIVNAVSASKERSGVSLAAVKKVLTARGYDVEKNNSRVKLGVKSLVTKGVLLQVKGSGASGSFKLNKKQETKDKVAKKKPAAAAKKPAAAKKAAKSPKKPKKAPTAAKKSPKKAKKPAAAKKAAKSPKKKAAPKPKKVTKSPAKKAAKPKAAKSPAKKAAKAKKPAAKK